CCACCGCCGCATCATGTACGCGATGTTCGACTCCGGCTACCGCCCGGAGCGCGGCTACGTGAAGTCGGCCCGCCCGGTCTCCGACACGATGGGCCAGTTCCACCCCCACGGCGACACCGCCATCTACGACACCCTCGTGCGTCTGGCCCAGCCGTGGAACATGCGCTACCCGCTGGTTGATGGCCAGGGCAACTTCGGTTCCCGCGGCAACGACGGCCCCGCCGCCATGCGTTACACCGAGTGCAAGATGTCGCCGCTGGCCATGGAGATGGTCCGCGACATCCGCGAGAACACCGTCGACTTCTCCCCGAACTACGACGGCAAGACCCAGGAACCGGACGTCCTGCCCTCGCGCGTGCCCAACCTGCTCATGAACGGCTCCGGCGGCATCGCCGTCGGCATGGCCACCAACATCCCGCCGCACAACCTGGGCGAACTGGCGGAAGCCATCTACTGGCTGCTGGAGAACTTCGACGCCGACGAGAAGGAGGCGCTCGAGGCGTGCATGTCCTTTGTCAAGGGCCCCGATTTCCCCACCGCCGGCCTCATCGTCGGTGACTCGGGCATCAAGGACGCCTACACCACCGGCCGTGGCTCGATCCGCATGCGCGGTGTCACCGCCATCGAGGAGAACAACAACCGCCAGACGATCGTCATCACGGAGCTGCCGTTCCAGGTCAACCCGGACAACCTCATCGCCAACATCGCGGAGCAGGTCGCCTCGGGCAAGCTGGCGGGCATCTCCAAGATCGAGGACGAGTCCTCCGACCGTGTGGGTCTGCGCATCGTGGTCACCCTCAAGCGTGACGCCGTGCCGCGCGTGGTCCTGAACAACCTGTTCAAGCACTCGCAGCTGCAGACCAACTTCGGTGCCAACATGCTCTCCATCGTCGACGGCGTGCCGCGCACCCTGCGCCTGGACCAGATGCTGCGCTACTACGTGGCGCACCAGATCGAGGTCATCATCCGGCGCACCCAGTTCCGCCTCGACGAGAAGGAGGAGCGCGCCCACATCCTCCGTGGCCTGGTCAAGGCCCTCGACATGCTCGACGAAGTCATTGCCCTGATCCGCCGCTCCCCGACGGTGGACGAGGCCCGAACCGGCCTCATGGAGCTTCTCGACGTCGACGAGACCCAGGCCGACCACATCCTCGCCATGCAGCTGCGCCGCCTCGCCGCACTCGAGCGCCAGAAGATCGTCGATGAACTCGCCGAGGTCGAGCGCATCATCGCCGACCTCAAGGACATCCTGGCCAAGCCGGAACGTCAGCGCGCGATCGTTCACGACGAGCTCGAGGAGATCGTCAACAGGTACGGCGACGAGCGACGCACCCAGATCATCGCCGCCACCGGCGACGTCTCCGAGGAAGACCTCATCGCCCGTGAGAACGTCGTGGTCACCATCACCTCGACCGGCTACGCCAAGCGCACCAAGGTCGACGCCTACAAGTCGCAGCGCCGCGGCGGCAAGGGCGTCCGTGGTGCCGAGCTCAAGCAGGACGACGTGGTCCGCCACTTCTTCGTCGCCTCCACCCACGACTGGATCCTCTTCTTCACCAACTTCGGCCGCGTCTACCGCCTCAAGGCCTACGAACTGCCCGAAGCCTCCCGCACGGCCCGCGGTCAGCACGTGGCCAACCTGCTGGAGTTCCAGCCGGAGGAGCGCATCGCCCAGGTCATCCAGCTCCAGTCCTACGAGGACGCCCCCTACCTGGTCCTGGCCACCGCCCACGGCCGGGTGAAGAAGTCCCGCCTGACCGACTACGAGTCCGCCCGCTCCGCCGGCCTCATCGCCATCAACCTCAACGAGGGTGACCGCCTCATCGGCGCCGCCCTCTGCGGCGACGAGGACGAGCTGCTGCTCGTCTCCGAGCAGGGCCAGTCGATCCGCTTCACCTCGGACGACGACCAGCTGCGCCCCATGGGCCGTGCCACCGCCGGCGTCAAGGGCATGCGCTTCCGTGGCGACGACCAGCTGCTCGCCATGTGCGTCGTCCGCGACGGCGACTACCTCCTCGTGGCCACCTCCGGCGGCTACGGCAAGCGCACCCCCCTGAGCGAGTACTCCACCCAGGGCCGCGGCGGCCTCGGCGTGGTCACCTTCAAGTACACCCCCAAGCGCGGCCGCCTCATCGGCGCCCTCGCCGTCGAGGAGGACGACGAGATCTTCGCCATCACCTCCACCGGCGGCGTCATCCGCACCGAGGTCAACCAGATCCGCCCGTCGTCCCGTGCGACCATGGGCGTGCGCCTGGTCAACCTCGAGGACGGAGTCGAGCTGCTGGCCATCGACAAGAACGTCGAGGGACAGGGCGAGGAAGAGGCCGAGGCCGTGGCCAAGGGTGAGACCGACGGTCCCGCCGAGCGCGCCAAGAAGGCCGCCGAGTCCGGGAATGCCGACGCCGAGACCGACATCCAGGACGAGGGCATCCAGTCGCTCGACGACCCGGCCGACTACGAGGAGTAGGACATGACCTCACGTGACGTCGCAATGACCAGGATCTCGCCACTGTCCGCCTTCCGCGTCGGACTGGCCATGTCCCTGGTCGGCCTGGTCGCCTGGCTGCTCATGGTCGCCCTGCTCTACATCGGCATGAGCGCCGCCGGCATCTGGGACCAGGTCAACTCCCTGATCGGCGACATCGGCGGTGACCAGTCCATCACCTTCGGCATGGTCATCTCCGTCGCCGCCCTCCTGGGCGCCATCATGGCCATCCTCACCACCATCCTGGCCCCCCTGTCCGCCGTGATCTACAACGCCATCGTCGACCTCTTCGGCGGCCTGCAGATCAGCCTCCACGAGCAAGCCGATCTGGAGTAGCGCACCCCGTGACACGATCGTCTGGATCACCGCATTTATAGCGTGTGACCAGGCGATTTGTTATTACGCAGACCCACTGGGTAATGTTACTTTTCGTTCCCAGGGCCTATAGCTCAGTCGGTTAGAGCGCATCGCTGATAACGATGAGGTCGCAAGTTCGATTCTTGCTAGGCCCACCAGGAACATGGGGCATTAGCTCAATTGGTAGAGCATCTGCTTTGCAAGCAGAAGGTCAGGAGTTCGATTCTCCTATGCTCCACAGCTAAGACCGCATGTGAGGACCACCCGCCAGGAATGGAGGGTGGTCCTTGTGCGATCTCGCCACCCACGACACCAGCAGTCCTGACTGACATCGCCATGGTGTTTTCCCAGGTCGCGTCGAAATGGGCCGGCTGGTGTCAGACGCTGGTGCTGATTCCCGGGTCTTCGTGAGGCCCTGTTTTCAACTGCTTTTCATTTAACGGGAACGGGGTTACGCTCAGGGCATGGGCGGCCATCACCATCACCACCACGGTCACGGACACTCGCACGTGTCTGGGGCTGGGGCTACGGGCGCGCTCGGTATCGCCTTCGCCATCACGGCGACGGTGTTCCTCGCGGAGCTCATTGCCGGCCTGGTGTCCGGGTCGCTGGCGCTGCTCTCGGATGCGATGCACATGCTCTCCGATGCGGCGGGGCTGATCATCGCGCTGGTGGCGTCGGTGGTGGGGCAGCGGGCGGCGTCGTCACGCGCCACCTACGGGTACCGCCGGGCGGAGGTGATCGCGGCGCTGGTCAACGCGGTGACGGTGACGGCGGTGGTCATCTGGATCGTCATTCAGGCGGTGGGGCGGATCGCGGGGCACGGGGACCATGACATCGACACGACGCTCATGCTCATCGTCGCGGCGATCGGTCTGGTGGCGAACGCGGTCTCCGCGTGGGTGCTGTCGCGGAAGCAGGGGGACAGCCTCAATGTCCGCGGGGCGTTCCTGCACGTCATGGCGGATCTGCTCGGCTCGGTGGCCGTCATCGTCGCGGGCCTGGTCATCCGCTACACGGGGTGGCAGGCGGCGGACACGGTTGCGTCACTGGTCATCGTGGCGCTCGTGCTGCCCCGGTCATTGAGTCTGCTGTGGCATTCGGCGGAGGTGCTGCTGGAGCGGGTGCCGCGGGGCGTGGACACGCAGGAGGTACAGGACGCCCTGGAGGGGTTGCCCGGGGTGGTCGGCGTGCACGACCTGCACATCTGGTCCACCGACGGCATCACCCCGTTGGCCACGTGCCACCTCGTCGTCGCCGATGACCACCTGCCGAGCTGCGGCGTCCTCGACCGGGCGCAGGGGAGGCTGCGGGCCTTCGGTGTCGAGCACTCCACGATCCAGCTGGAGTACCCCGGACACCGGTCCCACGAACAGGTCTGCTGACCCTACTGTCCGTCCGCGGGCTCGATCTCCTCGAGTTCGTAGCCGGCGATGTCCTTCGCCGCGACGGAGCGCTGCTCACCGTCGAGGTCCTCGGCCTCGAAAGCGGCGTCAGGGTCCTCGGATTCGAGGACGGCGCGGATCCGCTCGACGTAGTTCACCTCCGGCAGGCCGTTGACGTCCTTCTCCTCGGACTGGGCGGGGAAGCGGAAGGTGAGATCGTCGTAGGTACTGATGATTAGGGCGCTCTTCGGCATGGGTTGATCCTTTCCTCGCGGGCTGACTTGCGCGAGTGTAGTGGGGGAACGGCGAACGCGGCACCGGACGTGGGGTCCGGTGCCGCGCGGCGTCGATAAGCGGGGTGAGGCTCAAGCCTTCTTGTCGTCGTCCTCAGCCAGCTCCGGGGTGACGTCCGGGTCGGTGAGCTCGTCGACGCTCTCGGTCTGGGGAGAGACTCCTCGTCCTCCTCCACACCGGCCTCGTCGAGGGCGGCGGAGCGGTGCTTCTGCAGCTGCTCATCGAGGTTGCCCAGCAGCTCCTCGTCGCGCTCGGCCGGATCCTCGGCCAGCGGGCCGGCGGCGCCGTCGGTCGGGGTGGTGGTGGAGTAGACGAGGGTGGACTCGATCTTCTCCACGGTCTCGTCCGGGCTGCCCGTGAAGTCCTGGACGCGCGGCGGGGTGGTGCCCGGCTGCTGCTTCGGACGCTGGACGAACCAGTAGTACGCGGCCGCCGCGAGGGAGGCGAGCAGGGCGAGGACGCCGGCGACACCGAGGCCCTTGCGGCGCTTCGCCGCCTTACGACGGTTGGCCGGCAGGTTACGGCGTGCCTTCTTCAGCTGCTTGCCGGTCTTCTTCTCCACCTCGCCGCGGCGGGAATCGAACTCGTCGAGGGCCTTCTCC
Above is a window of Corynebacterium suedekumii DNA encoding:
- the gyrA gene encoding DNA gyrase subunit A: MSDDNTGGETLFDRILPIDINEEMQTSYIDYAMSVIVGRALPEVRDGMKPVHRRIMYAMFDSGYRPERGYVKSARPVSDTMGQFHPHGDTAIYDTLVRLAQPWNMRYPLVDGQGNFGSRGNDGPAAMRYTECKMSPLAMEMVRDIRENTVDFSPNYDGKTQEPDVLPSRVPNLLMNGSGGIAVGMATNIPPHNLGELAEAIYWLLENFDADEKEALEACMSFVKGPDFPTAGLIVGDSGIKDAYTTGRGSIRMRGVTAIEENNNRQTIVITELPFQVNPDNLIANIAEQVASGKLAGISKIEDESSDRVGLRIVVTLKRDAVPRVVLNNLFKHSQLQTNFGANMLSIVDGVPRTLRLDQMLRYYVAHQIEVIIRRTQFRLDEKEERAHILRGLVKALDMLDEVIALIRRSPTVDEARTGLMELLDVDETQADHILAMQLRRLAALERQKIVDELAEVERIIADLKDILAKPERQRAIVHDELEEIVNRYGDERRTQIIAATGDVSEEDLIARENVVVTITSTGYAKRTKVDAYKSQRRGGKGVRGAELKQDDVVRHFFVASTHDWILFFTNFGRVYRLKAYELPEASRTARGQHVANLLEFQPEERIAQVIQLQSYEDAPYLVLATAHGRVKKSRLTDYESARSAGLIAINLNEGDRLIGAALCGDEDELLLVSEQGQSIRFTSDDDQLRPMGRATAGVKGMRFRGDDQLLAMCVVRDGDYLLVATSGGYGKRTPLSEYSTQGRGGLGVVTFKYTPKRGRLIGALAVEEDDEIFAITSTGGVIRTEVNQIRPSSRATMGVRLVNLEDGVELLAIDKNVEGQGEEEAEAVAKGETDGPAERAKKAAESGNADAETDIQDEGIQSLDDPADYEE
- a CDS encoding DUF3566 domain-containing protein; its protein translation is MTSRDVAMTRISPLSAFRVGLAMSLVGLVAWLLMVALLYIGMSAAGIWDQVNSLIGDIGGDQSITFGMVISVAALLGAIMAILTTILAPLSAVIYNAIVDLFGGLQISLHEQADLE
- a CDS encoding cation diffusion facilitator family transporter translates to MGGHHHHHHGHGHSHVSGAGATGALGIAFAITATVFLAELIAGLVSGSLALLSDAMHMLSDAAGLIIALVASVVGQRAASSRATYGYRRAEVIAALVNAVTVTAVVIWIVIQAVGRIAGHGDHDIDTTLMLIVAAIGLVANAVSAWVLSRKQGDSLNVRGAFLHVMADLLGSVAVIVAGLVIRYTGWQAADTVASLVIVALVLPRSLSLLWHSAEVLLERVPRGVDTQEVQDALEGLPGVVGVHDLHIWSTDGITPLATCHLVVADDHLPSCGVLDRAQGRLRAFGVEHSTIQLEYPGHRSHEQVC